In the Streptomyces fradiae ATCC 10745 = DSM 40063 genome, one interval contains:
- a CDS encoding Uma2 family endonuclease, with translation MSTAPDYHGIDDPERALKYAVQHIRGGRAQIIEGIIEPVSPTWDHEAAAETIRDQIRPRARELGCVTGSGNLDLPGSSNWYVPDIAVVPAAQAKGATALLPEDTLLIVEVTSESDRDTDRVVKRKRYAEYHAPLYLVVDRQEKSVTLYSEPGRLGYTRVDGPHPFGARIPLPDPFGIDLDTTDLT, from the coding sequence ATGAGCACAGCCCCCGACTACCACGGCATCGACGACCCCGAACGCGCGCTGAAGTACGCCGTCCAGCACATCCGGGGCGGTCGAGCCCAGATCATCGAGGGAATCATCGAGCCCGTGTCGCCGACCTGGGACCACGAAGCCGCAGCCGAGACCATCCGCGACCAGATCCGGCCCCGCGCCCGCGAACTCGGCTGCGTCACCGGATCCGGCAACCTCGACCTCCCCGGCTCCTCGAACTGGTACGTGCCGGACATCGCCGTCGTCCCCGCCGCCCAGGCCAAGGGCGCCACCGCGCTCCTCCCCGAGGACACCCTTCTCATCGTGGAGGTCACCTCCGAGTCCGACCGGGACACCGACCGGGTCGTGAAGCGCAAGCGCTACGCCGAGTACCACGCCCCGCTGTACCTGGTCGTCGACCGGCAGGAGAAGAGCGTCACGCTGTACTCGGAGCCCGGCCGCCTCGGCTACACCCGCGTCGACGGTCCCCACCCCTTCGGCGCCCGAATCCCGCTTCCCGACCCCTTCGGCATCGACCTCGACACCACCGACCTGACCTGA